Proteins encoded together in one Lathyrus oleraceus cultivar Zhongwan6 chromosome 5, CAAS_Psat_ZW6_1.0, whole genome shotgun sequence window:
- the LOC127084479 gene encoding probable protein phosphatase 2C 26 isoform X1, translating to MAIPILRTAMMISHSHSQPLIQYSISAIDETAKRRKRVVFSSSPSSELNPVIRSSEVSFSVGTCLIPHPKKVDKGGEDAFFVSNYNGGVIAVADGVSGWAEEDVDPSLFPRELMANAYNFVGDEEQVNNDPRILIRKAHAATFSTGSATVIIAMLEKNGNLKIANVGDCGLRVIRNGIVTFSTSPQEHYFDCPFQLSSERVGQTYLDAMVSNVELMEGDIIVMGSDGLYDNVFDHEIALTVARYRDVSEAAKALANLASSHARDSNFDSPYSLEARSKGFEAPLWKKILGMKLTGGKLDDITVIVGQVVSS from the exons ATGGCAATTCCAATATTGAGGACTGCAATGATGATTTCTCATTCTCACTCTCAACCACTTATTCAATATTCTATATCTGCTATTGATGAAACCGCTAAGAGGAGGAAAAGGGTAGTTTTCTCTTCTTCTCCGTCTTCAGAACTTAACCCTGTTATTAG GTCATCAGAGGTATCATTTTCTGTTGGGACTTGCCTTATTCCACATCCAAAAAAG GTTGATAAAGGTGGGGAAGATGCTTTCTTTGTGAGCAACTATAATGGAGGAGTTATTGCTGTTGCTGATGGTGTCTCTGG TTGGGCTGAAGAGGATGTGGATCCTTCGTTGTTCCCCCGCGAATTGATGGCTAATGCCTACAATTTTGTAGGAGATGAAGAG CAGGTGAACAATGATCCTCGGATTCTTATAAGGAAAGCACATGCTGCTACTTTCTCTACAGGCTCAGCTACTGT CATCATTGCTATGTTGGAAAAGAATGGGAATCTGAAGATAGCCAATGTTGGTGATTGTGGATTAAGAGTTATCCGTAATG GTATCGTAACTTTTTCTACTTCTCCGCAAGAACATTACTTTGACTGTCCATTCCAACTGAGCTCTGAGAGGGTTGGCCAAACATACCTTGATGCAATG GTAAGTAATGTGGAGTTGATGGAAGGAGACATAATCGTCATGGGGTCTGATGGCCTCTATGATAATGTTTTTGACCATGAAATTGCTCTAACCGTCGCCAGATACAGAGATGTTTCCGAGGCTG CAAAGGCATTAGCTAACTTGGCAAGCAGTCATGCAAGGGATTCAAATTTTGATTCTCCCTATTCATTGGAGGCCAGATCCAAG GGCTTTGAAGCTCCGCTGTGGAAGAAGATTCTTGGAATGAAGCTCACAG GTGGGAAGCTTGATGATATTACTGTAATTGTTGGTCAGGTTGTAAGTTCATGA
- the LOC127084480 gene encoding uncharacterized protein LOC127084480 has product MNSASIDSIEENGHGSDSDANSEDGLEYYQPISAVDDDGSSDGEHGEFQQLPNGYSVHGGAENGISTLDLNDGVEQKSSDGEEEEERSGEEFENEIRRALREDENRRTAPLTTENTTRVMEAMRGISFVGEVPQWASQVPEDRWIDQIRRRRQSSNT; this is encoded by the exons ATGAATAGTGCATCCATTGATTCTATTGAAG AAAACGGACATGGGAGCGATTCGGATGCGAATTCAGAGGACGGATTGGAATACTACCAGCCGATTTCTGCGGTAGACGACGACGGAAGCTCAGACGGAGAGCACGGCGAGTTCCAGCAACTTCCGAACGGGTACAGTGTGCACGGTGGAGCGGAGAACGGGATCTCGACGCTTGATCTGAACGACGGCGTAGAACAGAAGAGCAGCGACGGGGAAGAAGAGGAGGAAAGGAGTGGAGAAGAATTTGAAAACGAGATTCGGAGAGCGTTGAGAGAAGATGAGAACAGAAGGACTGCGCCGCTGACGACGGAGAACACGACGAGGGTGATGGAGGCGATGCGTGGCATTTCATTTGTCGGAGAGGTTCCTCAATGGGCTTCACAAGTTCCGGAGGATCGTTGGATTGATCAAATTCGTAGACGCAGACAATCATCAAACACTTGA
- the LOC127084479 gene encoding probable protein phosphatase 2C 26 isoform X2: protein MAIPILRTAMMISHSHSQPLIQYSISAIDETAKRRKRVVFSSSPSSELNPVIRSSEVSFSVGTCLIPHPKKVDKGGEDAFFVSNYNGGVIAVADGVSGWAEEDVDPSLFPRELMANAYNFVGDEEVNNDPRILIRKAHAATFSTGSATVIIAMLEKNGNLKIANVGDCGLRVIRNGIVTFSTSPQEHYFDCPFQLSSERVGQTYLDAMVSNVELMEGDIIVMGSDGLYDNVFDHEIALTVARYRDVSEAAKALANLASSHARDSNFDSPYSLEARSKGFEAPLWKKILGMKLTGGKLDDITVIVGQVVSS from the exons ATGGCAATTCCAATATTGAGGACTGCAATGATGATTTCTCATTCTCACTCTCAACCACTTATTCAATATTCTATATCTGCTATTGATGAAACCGCTAAGAGGAGGAAAAGGGTAGTTTTCTCTTCTTCTCCGTCTTCAGAACTTAACCCTGTTATTAG GTCATCAGAGGTATCATTTTCTGTTGGGACTTGCCTTATTCCACATCCAAAAAAG GTTGATAAAGGTGGGGAAGATGCTTTCTTTGTGAGCAACTATAATGGAGGAGTTATTGCTGTTGCTGATGGTGTCTCTGG TTGGGCTGAAGAGGATGTGGATCCTTCGTTGTTCCCCCGCGAATTGATGGCTAATGCCTACAATTTTGTAGGAGATGAAGAG GTGAACAATGATCCTCGGATTCTTATAAGGAAAGCACATGCTGCTACTTTCTCTACAGGCTCAGCTACTGT CATCATTGCTATGTTGGAAAAGAATGGGAATCTGAAGATAGCCAATGTTGGTGATTGTGGATTAAGAGTTATCCGTAATG GTATCGTAACTTTTTCTACTTCTCCGCAAGAACATTACTTTGACTGTCCATTCCAACTGAGCTCTGAGAGGGTTGGCCAAACATACCTTGATGCAATG GTAAGTAATGTGGAGTTGATGGAAGGAGACATAATCGTCATGGGGTCTGATGGCCTCTATGATAATGTTTTTGACCATGAAATTGCTCTAACCGTCGCCAGATACAGAGATGTTTCCGAGGCTG CAAAGGCATTAGCTAACTTGGCAAGCAGTCATGCAAGGGATTCAAATTTTGATTCTCCCTATTCATTGGAGGCCAGATCCAAG GGCTTTGAAGCTCCGCTGTGGAAGAAGATTCTTGGAATGAAGCTCACAG GTGGGAAGCTTGATGATATTACTGTAATTGTTGGTCAGGTTGTAAGTTCATGA
- the LOC127084477 gene encoding uncharacterized protein LOC127084477 produces MHPFFHHSHSRILRNPFSLSTMSSSLTLPSFSPIFPTLSPQTLSLQNHHFPRSRVTASISTGSQASIHDASLADYKVSNAFLFPGQGAQAIGMGKEAQNVPAAAILYKKANEILGFDLLDVCVNGPKEKLNSTVISQPALYVTSLAAVELLRAREGGEQIIDSVDVTCGLSLGEYTALAFAGAFSFEDGLKLVKLRGEAMQDASDAVRSAMVSVVGLDSEKVQQLCDAANQEVPEAEKVQIANFLCPGNYAVSGGIKGIEVVEAKAKSFKARMTVRLAVAGAFHTSFMEPAVSRLEAALASTDIRTPRIPVISNVNAQPHADPDTIKKILARQVTSPVQWETTVKTLLSKGLKKGYELGPGKVIAGIVKRMDKSTEIENIGA; encoded by the exons ATGCACCCTTTCTTCCACCATTCCCATTCTCGCATTCTTCGCAATCCTTTTTCTCTCTCTACAATGTCTTCTTCTCTCACTCTTCCCTCCTTTTCCCCTATCTTCCCCACTCTCTCACCTCAAACCCTCTCTCTTCAAAACCATCACTTCCCTCGATCTAGGGTTACCGCGAGCATCTCCACCGGATCTCAGGCTTCCATCCATGACGCTTCCTTAGCGGATTATAAAGTCTCCAATGCCTTCCTCTTCCCCGGCCAG GGTGCTCAAGCTATTGGAATGGGAAAAGAAGCTCAGAATGTTCCTGCTGCTGCAATTTTGTACAAGAAGGCTAATGAGATATTAGG GTTTGATCTTCTTGATGTATGCGTTAATGGGCCGAAGGAAAAGCTGAATTCGACCGTTATCAGTCAG CCTGCCCTTTACGTCACCAGTCTTGCTGCTGTTGAGCTACTTCGTGCGCGTGAGGGAGGTGAGCAGATTATTGATTCCGTTGATGTTACATGTGGTTTGAGCCTAGGAGAATATACTGCTCTAGCATTTGCTGGGGCTTTCAG CTTTGAAGATGGACTGAAATTGGTGAAACTGAGGGGTGAAGCCATGCAG GATGCTTCTGATGCTGTTAGAAGTGCCATGGTCAGTGTGGTAGGATTGGACTCAGAGAAGGTCCAGCAGTTGTGTGATGCAGCCAATCAGGAAGTGCCTGAAGCTGAGAAGGTTCAAATTGCAAATTTCCTATGTCCA GGAAACTATGCTGTCTCTGGAGGAATAAAAGGAATTGAGGTGGTGGAAGCCAAAGCAAAATCTTTCAAGGCTCGAATGACT GTGCGCCTAGCTGTTGCAGGTGCTTTCCATACTAGTTTTATGGAACCCGCTGTTTCAAGATTGGAAGCAGCATTGGCATCAACAGACATTAGAACCCCAAGAATACCAGTCATTTCCAATGTGAATGCTCAGCCCCATGCAGATCCTGACACAATAAAGAAGATATTGGCCCGACAA GTTACTTCCCCTGTTCAATGGGAAACAACAGTGAAGACTCTTCTATCCAAGGGGCTGAAGAAAGGCTATGAGCTAGGACCCGGAAAG GTTATTGCTGGAATTGTCAAAAGAATGGACAAAAGTACCGAAATTGAAAACATAGGTGCTTAA